Within Malus domestica chromosome 04, GDT2T_hap1, the genomic segment CAGAAACTCCCCAGTAAGCATTTCAGTCGGCCTGATACAAAAAACTGCAACGGAAGAATCCCAAGCGATCgtcctaggctctgataccatgataacaCTCTAAGACTAACACTATGAGTAACTCAGAGAAGAACCAGAAAACTGAGAAGAAAGattaaagaaagagagaaatagcGAAGAGAGAAATTGTATTGATCTTTGGAATTGACTAACTGAATTACAATATGTGTTCTCTGCTATTTATAAGCCAACATACAGTCTTAGCTAGCAAGCTTTATCttttaactaactaactaactataaACTGATTTGGTATTCTATCTGACCGTTGATTGAAGTAATGAGTTGGCACTCCATCTAACCATTGATTTATCTCAGTCAACAAATTTGAGGAAACCAATATTATTCAACACAGATATGGGTTCAACTTAGCAAAGGACTTGTAGTTTTAAGTAGTTAAAATCATTCTCCACCATCGCTTGTCCAAGGACTCAAGTTCATGAGGTTTGAGGGGTAAAGGATGGTAGATAAGAAATATAGAGCTGCCAAAGTTAAAATGCACGTGATTTGCTTGAAAATGCCTTGTAGTTTTAAGTGGTTGAAAGTATTCTTCACTATCTCTTGAATAAGGACTCTAGTTCCTAAGGTTTGAGGGTAAAGAAGGGTACGTAGATAAGAAATATAGAGACGCTAAAGTTACAACTTACATGGTATTCTTGAAAAGAGATATATACGTgattttttgtgaaatttgtatgaataattgtatatatttttggttTACATGTAAGTAAACACTTTAGTTAATGGCATCGTTTCAAAATCCAAGTGTTTATTGGTCATAAAAGCATTTTTTATGAAGTATTTTTCTACGAAACACTCACGTAATAAATGTCTTCACacgtttttaagaaaaacacttgaaacatAAAATGTGCTTTCCAAAAGAAGCACTTTTAACTTTTCTTGCACAACATTATTACAAACGCTTTTACTAATATAAAAACACTTAATAATCTTAAAAAACGCAGAGTcgacgcaaaaaaaaaaaagaaaaaaaaaagaaaaccgcTTTCAGAAATAAGAATCAGTGAATCACGAGAGTTGCTTGCTTGCCATCTACTTATAGCACCAAACCACGTTATTGGGGAATATGCGTTGCGTAGTCTTGCTAAAACGCGTTATTCAGTTGAAAAAGTAAGGAACATTATTTACAAGCCACCATAGCTCCAACTAACCCAAAACTTCTAAAATAATGGCTCATCAACCACAGAAACCCCATAAGATTAGGAGCTAACCACATCTTCTATATATATAAGCAAAGTCAACAAAATTAGGCAACAGAGTTTCATTTCACAaattacacccaaaaaacaAATCTCTGAAAAGAGCTGAAATTCTTTGATTGATCAATGAAAACGAGTAGCAGTTCCAGTGCCGTTGTTATTCATGCCCTGAACAATTTGACCGTCACCGGATTCGTGGAAGACACAACGATGTTTGAGAAATGCAGTAAGGAATGCTTCGGAAAACTTGACGTGGACGGTCAGGGAGGGCTATCGAGGGAGAAGCTACGTGCAGGGTTTGGCAAACTTTTGCCGGGCATCGGGTACGTATCGCAGCCGAAAGACGAAATCAACGTCCTGCATGATGCAATATTTGAGAGATTTGATGCGGATAAAAATGGTGTGATCGATGGTCACGAGTTTCAGACTCTGTTGGCGGAGACGATGCTCGCGGTGGCGCGAGGGATCGGGGGTTCGCCGGTTCTGGTGGCGCTTGAACATGGCAGCCTCCTCATGAGGGCTGCTGAACATGAAAAGGCAAGAGTATGCAAATAGCTGGGATCAAATAATTTTCATGATCTTTGTATTTAATGGTATTTTTGTATACATCTAGCTACAAAGATAGTAAATGAATGATGCTTGGAATAATATATTCATAGGCAAAAAGATGTGATGAACCTGAAAATTTTGGAATACTTGTTTAATTTTCAGGTGTTATATATGGagcatttttgttttattacttTGGGTTGTATGGATTTGTTAAGATTTtgcttttgtttatatattacTTTGCGTATATTCTTAGTACAAAAATTGTCATTTTGTCCGCAATTTACAAGGTAAAATATATAACATTTTTTAAGCGGGTAAATTCACAAGTTGCATTGTATAAGATGTAGGGAGATTGCAATATATATCCGTAATGAGAAATGGAAAGGTACAATATTGCACCCGTGATACAGAAGTTCTTTTCCTTTGGGGGAGACTAGTTTTTTTGGCAAAACAATCTAGTTTACAgaatactaatttttatttgttgtttttcaCTACGAAACAGTCAAAATATTTTAGCAGAACTATAAGCTTTGTTTCAGGTCATTGTTTATAGAAGTATATACAAAAGGGCATATGGCACATGGATTATCTTAATTTCTCTTTTTGGTCTTTAGGTGTGGGCATCGTGCTACATCAATCATCCACCTAAGACACATATAAAGGATTTCTACATTTAGGTTCATCAAATTGAACTTATTATTGTGTCTTGGACGAACATGCAACGTAATATGATTTATCGCATCCAGAACTTTCTAGTTTCTCGTTTCGATGATCAACTGGGTAGGTTAGTTAACTAAAATGTTGTAGCTATACCATATCTTGGAAAACAGTGACCAAATCCATGCaacccaaaaagaagaagaatgatcGTTGGATGGGAGATCGGGATTATGCTGGGAATGTGCCAAACAGCATGCAACCCAAGAGAGACCCTTTGCCTTTAACATCTTGCCTCAAACACTGCACCACTCTACTAGGTTAGGCGCCACACTAAACGTTAGAGCAGAGAAACTTGTTTCGTCCTCATTGGCCAAATATTAAACATGCTCATCGGCATTCAAAACGATTAGTTGTTGAAATCATggcaaaatatgaaaatatcATGCTTTTGTGTACTATACTCTCAACCCTTTTGTTTTATAATTCAAGATGTTGCTGTCCACAACTACTTGCCATGTTTCGTTGGTGTATCGCCATCTTgatcaattttgaaaaatatacaaaaatgaAATTAGTTATAAATTTCTCATCatgaataaatcaaagagaCGTCATGACGTGAATTGGCCGTTTAATATCTAAACTGTGTTTTATATACGTCTAATTATCCGTTTAATGTCTCTTTAGTTCTACTTTGTATTAGAAGTTTGTAGCTGATTCTATTTTTGTACATTTCCGCtcaattcttttgttttattatacAAAAGGTTGCAGTCTGCAATCTACTTGTCATGCTTTGATGGCGTGTGTTCATCAttatcaattttgaaaaaatataaacaaataaaattagttacaaacTTTTCATCATAAAAACATAACTCAAGACACTATAATATGAATAAAAAGGCATTAAACTAGGgtttatatgctactaattatTTGTGCATATTCAGTGCTATCTAATTCAATTTTGGATTAGAAGCTCATGACTGGTTCTATTTACGTGTCTTTCCACTTAATTCTTTTGTTTTATAATAATACGAGAAGTTGCAGTCTACAACTCACTTGCCATGTTTCGTTGTGTGTCGTCATCTTGGTATCAAACATGATGCATTTCCACTTGATAAGTGAAACTGAAGCTACCATACAAAAGTGGTTGGGGGGACTCTCTCCTTTTCCCAAGGCCCCATCTTCTAAAATCTCCTTTCGAGATGGCAAAGAATTGAAAAACAACATTATTATATGTATAGAAAAAATGGAAAGACTACTTACCCTTGAAagtaaaactaaaataaaaccaAAGTCACCTGCAACTGTGACCCAACTGAAACCCTAGTGCAACACAGCTCATTCCCATgcccatgagagagagagagagagagagagagagagagagagagagagagtttaaaaATCCATCAAAGGCGCAAATTAAGGATATAACATGAATGTAAGGCTTAGCTACCGGTGCTGATGATTGTGATGATGGGAACCTTGTGACTTTCATCATTCAAGACTCAAAGCCACAAGCACATTCTAAGCCAAAAGCCAAAACTCAAAAGCTAAAAGCCAAAAGCTCTTATTATATACTCGACTAGCGCGTAGCAAAGCCTCAAAATCCCAAGCTCCCCATCGGCACCAAACCAAAGACTAAGCCTTTAAGCTTCCAAAGCCTCAAATCCAAACTACCCATCATCAACAAGCCAAGGACAAAGCCTTTAAGCctcccaactctctctctctctctctctctctctctctcttccacaAAACCTCAATATAAAACTACCAATCAATACAAAACCAAAAGAATATATAATCAAACCTCCAAACACTCCATtcacacctctctctctctctcatcacatTAAAACTTCCCACAGAATTCTCCAAGTGCTTATGCTTGAGCAACAAGCACTGAAAATTGGAACACCATGATCCCAGCATGTTTCAGCCAGCCCAACACACCCACAAGCACCTCTCAAGTGCCTCAAAACCTCATAACCTGCATATaccaaactcagctttgcaacTCTCCCACATATCTCACTCTCACCTGGTCCAAAACCCTCTTCTCTCAATCCCTCACCATCCATGCCTCTAACTCTTTCTCCCTCACTATCTCTCTCAACCCGTCAACCTTCTCGTTCTTTCGAACCAGACCCGGTTCCAAATCCATCTCTCTAACCCACAGCCACCACAAAAGAATCAAGCTTTACTGGGACTTCACACGGGCTGACTTCACTCACAACTCCGCCGAGCCCGAGTCTTGCTTCTACATCGCCATTTCTTGCAATGCAAGGCTTGAATTCTTTCTGGGGGATCTTTCAGACGAGTTGACTCAGCGATCAGGGTTACTTCTGACTCACAAGCTCAGCCAACCGGCTTTACTGTCAAGGCGGGAACATGTGTTCGGGCGGAGGAATTACATATCCAGAGCTCAGTTCTTGGGGTCCAAACACGAAATCGGAATAGAGTGCAGCGAGGGAACACTTAGAGTAAAAGTAGATGGAGTAACAAGCCTCGTTGTCAAAAGGTTGGCTTGGAAATTCAGAGGCAATGAGAAGATTTTTGTTGGCGGAGtagaatttgaattttattgGGATGTCTTCAATTGGGTTAATAATCATGGTGGCAGTAATGGGAACGGTCATGGTGTATTTGTATTTCAAGTTGGCGATGGTGGAGTGTGGCCGGAAATGGTAGGTCCTGAGAAGAAGTTGATGAGGAAGAGCTTGTCAACGTCGGCTGCTTCAGCATCAATGTCATCGGTGTCTCCATCGCCGTCGTGCTCGAGCGTGCTGCAATGGGCAGATGAAAGTAGTGATGGGGGTAGGAGTTCATGTTCTTCATCAACTAGGTCGTGTGGTAGTAATGGAGGATTTTCTCTGTTGTTGTATGCTTGGAAGAGGGATTGACACTTTTATCTATTAATTCCAATATGAGGACATGTTTGAAATTGGAAATAAGTCCTTAATATTGTAAATTtcttgtgtttttcctttgcgaAATGACATCCGCATTCTTGTTCTCCTTCTGCACGCTCATATTTATTTTGGTCTCTTGAATCTCCTTTGATTCATTCAATTCACATGCCTAAAATAAACGAAGGTGTTCACGAGTATACAATCAAAGGATGCGTTGAAATGAATTTCCTTTCCttttgtatatgtatgtatgcattttttttatctGATACAAGCGATATTCTACTCTGACTAATCTAAATTGCGGGGAGGATCATTTGAACTCGAGTGCACAGAGAGAGCACATCCATGCCAATGTAGCTACGCCCACATCCAGTATAtatgcattctttgtttttcaaattttgaagtcTTTTTTAATGCCTTTAACAGAAAGGTCGGGACTTTCTGCACAAGAACATGGGGAGCTTACTGTCCCTACACAGTTTATGCCTAATGGCTATATTCTATATCATCATTGCAAACGTACACTTCTCCCCCTTTGTAATAATCACAAGCACTAAAAAAATATTGACATCTCATTTTTCTGCATAGAAAACATATAGATTGGCAAAATGTAGCAACTTTTCTTGGTAAATATTGTGATCTAATTCATTGGATCTGCAGCTGTCTAAAGTAGTTACGGGCACAAAGTTGAGGGGAAAACTCCGCTTGGTTTTTCATGGCATATTGTCTGGCCCGATGCTAACCGGCAGAAGGCGCCGGAAATGGAATAAAATAGCAACCAAATCACATGTCATCCAGTATATATTAGCATTAGAAAGGTCTATACAGAACTAGACAGAATTTCGGTTGACGTAAATAATACGCAACTGTAAATTTCTGCTTCTGCAAAAGTCCACATACAGAACATGATAGGGGTCGTTCGAGTGTATAAATAGGTACTATGTCTACATGGATCCCCCTACGTCGTTACATTGGGGGACAAgtcaaagaaataccaaaaacaATATGTACCAAGCAAAAGTAAGGTCTAATACTATCCAAAGAATAAGAATCTAATCATACTTTTAAGTTTCGCCGAGATATAGGGCTTCAAACAACGTTGGTGTCTGCCAATTCAGAACTACAGAATCGAATGTCAACAACTGAAAGTTCAACAGTATCCGTGAACATAATGTTAGTCTTTTCCGTCTTGATCCTGATTAGCAACTCCTATTCATCTTAATTTAAACCGCGTTGGGAGTTCGAAGACTTACTGTGTTCAGTCATTGGATCTTCCATAAGTAGGCGTGAACAGCTGGCCAATTGCCTCAATTGCAGAGACATTCCAACTTTCAGCGTGCCTTACAATCTGTTAAACCAATAGGGGAAATCACAAATTGATGACTGGCAAAACTACCATATGTTA encodes:
- the LOC103434150 gene encoding uncharacterized protein translates to MIPACFSQPNTPTSTSQVPQNLITCIYQTQLCNSPTYLTLTWSKTLFSQSLTIHASNSFSLTISLNPSTFSFFRTRPGSKSISLTHSHHKRIKLYWDFTRADFTHNSAEPESCFYIAISCNARLEFFLGDLSDELTQRSGLLLTHKLSQPALLSRREHVFGRRNYISRAQFLGSKHEIGIECSEGTLRVKVDGVTSLVVKRLAWKFRGNEKIFVGGVEFEFYWDVFNWVNNHGGSNGNGHGVFVFQVGDGGVWPEMVGPEKKLMRKSLSTSAASASMSSVSPSPSCSSVLQWADESSDGGRSSCSSSTRSCGSNGGFSLLLYAWKRD
- the LOC103434151 gene encoding uncharacterized protein — encoded protein: MKTSSSSSAVVIHALNNLTVTGFVEDTTMFEKCSKECFGKLDVDGQGGLSREKLRAGFGKLLPGIGYVSQPKDEINVLHDAIFERFDADKNGVIDGHEFQTLLAETMLAVARGIGGSPVLVALEHGSLLMRAAEHEKARVCK